From one Lolium rigidum isolate FL_2022 chromosome 4, APGP_CSIRO_Lrig_0.1, whole genome shotgun sequence genomic stretch:
- the LOC124650218 gene encoding membrane protein PM19L-like, whose product MANRSLASGFLFLNLIMYIVVAIIAGWAINYSIEDSAHSLKGATPPVRLFPIYFPIGNLATGFFVIFALLASAVGIATSLTGLRDVTEGHPASMMSATASAIVAWTLTLLAMGLACKEISIGWRPPSLRALETFTIILAGTQLLCVGSLHAGTNAAIVGTPMGVRARV is encoded by the exons ATGGCGAACAGGTCGCTGGCCTCGGGTTTCCTGTTCCTCAACCTCATCATGTACATCGTCGTCGCCATCATCGCCGGCTGGGCCATCAACTACAGCATCGAGGACAGCGCCCACTCAC TGAAGGGCGCGACGCCGCCGGTGCGCCTGTTCCCGATCTACTTCCCGATCGGCAACCTCGCCACGGGCTTCTTCGTCATCTTCGCGCTCCTCGCCAGCGCCGTCGGCATCGCCACCTCGCTCACCGGGCTGCGCGACGTCACCGAGGGCCACCCCGCCAGCATGAtgtccgccaccgcctccgccatcgtCGCCTGGACACTCACCCTCCTCGCCATGGG GCTGGCGTGCAAGGAGATCAGCATCGGCTGGAGGCCCCCGAGCCTG CGCGCGCTGGAGACGTTCACCATCATCTTGGCGGGGACGCAGCTGCTCTGCGTCGGCTCGCTGCACGCCGGAACCAACGCGGCCATCGTGGGGACGCCCATGGGAGTCAGGGCCAGAGTTTGA
- the LOC124647059 gene encoding cytochrome b-c1 complex subunit 9, mitochondrial-like: MGLWEGMYKLVMRRNGVYVTFVVVGAFAGERLVDYGVNKVWQMNNLGKRYEDITGLGQRPVEE, from the exons atGGGTCTCTGGGAAGGCATGTACAAGCTGGTGATGCGCCGCAACGGCGTGTACGTCACCTTCGTCGTGGTCGGCGCCTTCGCTGGCGAGCGG CTGGTGGATTACGGCGTCAACAAGGTCTGGCAGATGAACAACCTCGGG AAACGGTATGAAGACATAACGGGTCTGGGGCAAAGGCCGGTTGAGGAGTGA
- the LOC124647907 gene encoding endo-1,3;1,4-beta-D-glucanase-like, with protein sequence MDAATTVRSSLLKCLLFVMAAALAPAAPASRLVLPSPTRSHLSCLDNPPDLTAAGDEAGELVADLGGLQAYVTGPRSSAHAIILASDYYGFQAPKLRKIADQVADKGYLVVVPDLLHGDPYNDEAKIPFEEWIKTHSPVEATEKTKALIAALKEQGVSAVGVGGYCWGAKVAVELSKSSEIEVVVILHPSLVTVDDMKEVKHPIEILGAEFDGLSPPPLLHQFEQALDQNKRIDHFLKIFPGVGHSFASRYDANDPFAVETAEEARKDMVTWFNKYLKKHKELSLHES encoded by the exons ATGGACGCTGCTACGACGGTGCGGTCGTCCCTGCTGAAGTGCCTACTCTTCGTCATGGCCGCAGCGCTCGCCCCGGCTGCTCCGGCGTCACGGCTCGTGCTCCCGTCGCCGACCCGCTCGCACCTGTCGTGCCTTGACAACCCTCCCGACCTGACGGCCGCGGGCGACGAGGCGGGCGAGCTCGTCGCCGACCTTGGTGGCCTCCAGGCCTACGTGACCGGACCCCGCAGCTCTGCACACGCCATCATCCTCGCCTCCGACTACTACG GTTTCCAAGCACCTAAACTGAG GAAAATAGCGGATCAAGTTGCAGATAAAGGATACCTGGTCGTGGTTCCTGATTTGTTGCATGGGGACCCTTACAATGACGAGGCCAAGATTCCATTTGAAGAGTGGATAAAAACCCACTCTCCG GTTGAAGCAACTGAAAAGACCAAAGCACTTATTGCTGCTCTGAAGGAACAAGGGGTGTCTGCAGTTGGGGTTGGAGGTTACTGCTGGGGTG CAAAGGTGGCCGTGGAGCTATCAAAGTCTTCAGAGATTGAAGTAGTTGTCATCTTGCATCCTTCACTAGTGACCGTCGATGACATGAAGG AGGTCAAACATCCCATCGAGATTCTCGGAGCAGAGTTTGATGGCCTTTCTCCACCGCCACTGCTGCACCAGTTTGAACAGGCGTTAGATCAGAACAAAAGG ATTGACCACTTCTTGAAGATATTCCCAGGCGTGGGCCACAGCTTCGCTTCCCGATACGACGCCAACGATCCGTTCGCCGTCGAAACAGCGGAAGAAGCCCGTAAGGACATGGTCACGTGGTTCAACAAGTATCTGAAGAAGCACAAAGAGCTTTCGCTCCACGAATCCTAG